In Longimicrobium sp., a genomic segment contains:
- the pdxH gene encoding pyridoxamine 5'-phosphate oxidase: MTEAGVTAAEFGEPFRRFGELFERARQTDLHEPTAMALATADADGRPSVRMVLLKDFDEAGFVFYTNLGSRKAGEMAANPFAALCFHWQPMEVQVRIEGRVEPVTPEEADAYYASRARGSRIGAWASRQSTRLDSYDTLVERVKEAEARYEGREIPRPPFWSGFRVVPDRIEFWFGRPSRLHERELYTLRDGGWTKELLYP; this comes from the coding sequence GTGACGGAAGCGGGCGTCACGGCGGCGGAGTTCGGCGAGCCCTTCCGCCGCTTCGGCGAGCTGTTCGAGCGCGCGCGGCAGACGGATCTGCACGAGCCCACCGCCATGGCGCTGGCCACCGCCGACGCCGACGGGCGGCCCTCCGTGCGGATGGTGCTGCTGAAGGACTTCGACGAGGCCGGGTTCGTGTTCTACACCAACCTGGGGAGCCGCAAGGCGGGCGAGATGGCGGCCAACCCGTTCGCCGCGCTCTGCTTCCACTGGCAGCCCATGGAGGTGCAGGTGCGCATCGAGGGCCGCGTGGAGCCCGTCACGCCGGAGGAGGCGGACGCGTACTACGCCAGCCGTGCGCGCGGCTCGCGCATCGGCGCGTGGGCGTCGCGCCAGAGCACGCGGCTGGACTCGTACGACACGCTGGTGGAGCGGGTGAAGGAGGCCGAGGCCCGGTACGAGGGGCGCGAGATCCCCCGCCCGCCCTTCTGGTCCGGCTTCCGCGTGGTCCCCGACCGCATCGAGTTCTGGTTCGGCCGCCCCAGCCGCCTCCACGAGCGCGAGCTGTACACGCTGCGCGACGGGGGATGGACGAAAGAGCTGCTGTACCCTTAG
- the tssB gene encoding type VI secretion system contractile sheath small subunit gives MKESIQHKLDRVRPPRVQITYDLELGGAVQRKSLPLVMGIMADLSGHPEKPLPALKKRKFVEVDRDNINEVMAKSGTRLALSVPNRITGEGNLQVELGFSSIDDFGPLSIVQQVESLRRLYEQRQRLSDLLTKLDGNDELEKQLSAASDDELKEIKQLSAGEPAEATA, from the coding sequence ATGAAGGAGAGCATCCAGCACAAGCTCGACCGCGTCCGCCCCCCGCGCGTCCAGATCACGTACGACCTGGAGCTCGGCGGCGCCGTCCAGCGCAAGAGCCTGCCCCTGGTCATGGGGATCATGGCGGACCTGTCGGGCCACCCCGAGAAGCCGCTGCCGGCGCTGAAGAAGCGCAAGTTCGTGGAGGTCGACCGCGACAACATCAACGAGGTGATGGCCAAGTCCGGGACGCGCCTGGCGCTCTCGGTGCCCAACCGGATCACCGGCGAGGGGAACCTGCAGGTGGAGCTGGGCTTCAGCAGCATCGACGACTTCGGCCCGCTTTCCATCGTGCAGCAGGTGGAGTCGCTGCGCCGCCTGTACGAGCAGCGCCAGCGCCTCAGCGACCTGCTGACCAAGCTGGACGGCAACGACGAGCTGGAGAAGCAGCTCTCGGCCGCCAGCGACGACGAGCTGAAGGAGATCAAGCAGCTTTCGGCCGGCGAGCCCGCCGAGGCCACCGCGTAA
- a CDS encoding type VI secretion system tube protein Hcp, producing MVKIEGVPGTSQIDGYADQIELLSYSHGVSQQITGDITNTERTSGRPIHQDFHITKYLDNSTPLLNQKCCEATNLAAVTITIGRNDGGKVLPLIVYTLEDVLISSVSVGGGGGDKPVESLSLNYASIKWDYTGQNEESGQKGTVSGSWDVTANKTL from the coding sequence ATGGTGAAGATCGAAGGCGTGCCGGGGACCAGCCAGATCGACGGCTACGCCGACCAGATCGAGCTGCTGAGCTACAGCCACGGCGTGAGCCAGCAGATCACCGGCGACATCACCAACACCGAGCGCACCAGCGGCCGGCCCATCCACCAGGACTTCCACATCACCAAGTACCTGGACAACTCCACGCCGCTGCTGAACCAGAAGTGCTGCGAGGCTACGAACCTCGCCGCGGTCACCATCACCATCGGCCGCAACGACGGCGGCAAGGTGCTGCCGCTGATCGTGTACACGCTCGAGGACGTGCTCATCTCCTCCGTTTCCGTGGGCGGCGGCGGCGGCGACAAGCCGGTGGAGAGCCTGAGCCTGAACTACGCCTCGATCAAGTGGGACTACACGGGGCAGAACGAGGAGAGCGGCCAGAAGGGCACCGTCTCGGGCAGCTGGGACGTGACCGCCAACAAGACGCTCTGA
- the tssC gene encoding type VI secretion system contractile sheath large subunit, with the protein MSETEAAAGGAATEDVTVLDRIVREGRMARDPVQVQIARSLVGEYAAQVLDQHIQKKENLAAAIQERIAEIDETIGAQLNAILHDAQFQKLEATWRGMFYLVMGTDTGTQLKLRVLNATRDELQKDLDKAVEFDQSNLFKKIYEEEYGTFGGNPYSVLLGDFEFGRHPQDVAFLNKVSEVAAAAHAPFIAGASARLFDMDSFTELAVPRDLAKLFESTELVGWRSFRDTEDSRYVTLVLPHILLRLPYGPDTLPVDGLNFREDVDGRDHGKYLWGNAAWALGLRITTAFAQYGWTAAIRGVEGGGVVEGLPAHTFRTDEGDVALKCPTEIAITDRREKELSDLGFISLCHCKGTDYAAFFGGATTQKPKAYSTNQANANARLSATLPYLMAASRFAHYLKVMMRDKIGSFSSKSSISKYLNDWIAEYVLLNDDAPQSAKARFPLREARVDVTEIPGKPGAYNATVFLRPHFQLEELTASIRLVAELPPPAAA; encoded by the coding sequence ATGTCCGAGACCGAAGCCGCGGCCGGCGGAGCCGCCACCGAGGATGTCACCGTCCTCGACCGCATCGTGCGCGAGGGACGGATGGCGCGCGACCCCGTGCAGGTGCAGATCGCCCGCTCGCTGGTGGGCGAGTACGCCGCCCAGGTGCTGGACCAGCACATCCAGAAGAAGGAGAACCTGGCCGCCGCCATCCAGGAGCGTATCGCCGAGATCGACGAGACCATCGGCGCGCAGCTGAACGCCATCCTGCACGACGCCCAGTTCCAGAAGCTCGAGGCCACCTGGCGGGGGATGTTCTACCTGGTCATGGGCACCGACACCGGCACCCAGCTGAAGCTGCGCGTGCTGAACGCGACGCGCGACGAGCTGCAGAAGGACCTGGACAAGGCCGTCGAGTTCGACCAGAGCAACCTGTTCAAGAAGATCTACGAGGAAGAGTACGGCACCTTCGGCGGCAACCCGTACTCGGTGCTGCTGGGCGACTTCGAGTTCGGCCGCCACCCGCAGGACGTCGCCTTCCTGAACAAGGTCAGCGAGGTGGCCGCGGCCGCGCACGCGCCCTTCATCGCCGGCGCCAGCGCGCGGCTGTTCGACATGGACAGCTTCACCGAGCTGGCGGTGCCGCGCGACCTGGCCAAGCTCTTCGAGAGCACCGAGCTGGTGGGGTGGCGCAGCTTCCGCGACACCGAGGACTCGCGCTACGTGACGCTCGTCCTCCCGCACATCCTCCTCCGCCTTCCCTACGGCCCCGACACGCTCCCGGTCGACGGGCTGAACTTCAGGGAAGACGTGGACGGCCGCGACCACGGCAAGTACCTGTGGGGGAACGCGGCGTGGGCGCTGGGACTGCGCATCACCACCGCCTTCGCGCAGTACGGCTGGACGGCCGCCATCCGCGGCGTGGAGGGCGGCGGCGTGGTGGAGGGGCTGCCGGCGCACACCTTCCGCACCGACGAGGGCGACGTGGCGCTGAAGTGCCCCACCGAGATCGCCATCACCGACCGGCGCGAGAAGGAGCTCAGCGACCTGGGCTTCATCTCCCTCTGCCACTGCAAGGGAACGGACTACGCCGCCTTCTTCGGCGGGGCGACGACCCAGAAGCCCAAGGCGTACAGCACCAACCAGGCGAACGCCAACGCGCGCCTGTCGGCCACCCTGCCGTACCTGATGGCCGCCAGCCGCTTCGCGCACTACCTGAAGGTGATGATGCGCGACAAGATCGGCTCGTTCTCCAGCAAGTCGTCGATCTCCAAGTACCTGAACGACTGGATCGCCGAGTACGTGCTGCTGAACGACGACGCGCCGCAGAGCGCCAAGGCGCGCTTCCCGCTGCGCGAGGCGCGGGTGGACGTCACCGAGATCCCGGGGAAGCCGGGCGCCTACAACGCCACGGTGTTCCTGCGCCCGCACTTCCAGCTCGAGGAGCTGACCGCCAGCATCCGCCTGGTGGCCGAGCTGCCGCCGCCGGCCGCGGCGTAA
- the mscL gene encoding large conductance mechanosensitive channel protein MscL yields the protein MFHEFRKFVARGNVMDLAVGIVIGAAFSAVVKSFVDDILMPPIGKMTGGVDFKSLFVSLDGKHYPSLEAAKAAGAATVNYGAFINNLIAFVIVAWAVFLIVQGYDRLRRREAAAPEPDRRDCPFCRESIALAATRCPHCTAELAPAIAPAS from the coding sequence ATGTTCCACGAGTTCCGGAAGTTCGTCGCCCGCGGCAACGTGATGGACCTGGCGGTCGGCATCGTCATCGGCGCGGCGTTCAGCGCGGTGGTGAAGAGCTTCGTCGACGACATCCTGATGCCGCCGATCGGGAAGATGACCGGCGGCGTGGACTTCAAGAGCCTGTTCGTCTCCCTGGACGGAAAGCACTACCCGTCGCTCGAGGCGGCGAAGGCGGCGGGCGCGGCCACGGTGAACTACGGCGCGTTCATCAACAACCTGATCGCGTTCGTGATCGTGGCCTGGGCCGTGTTCCTGATCGTGCAGGGGTACGACCGCCTGCGCCGCAGGGAAGCCGCCGCGCCCGAGCCGGACCGCCGCGACTGCCCGTTCTGCCGCGAGAGCATCGCGCTGGCCGCCACGCGCTGCCCGCACTGCACCGCCGAGCTCGCGCCCGCCATCGCCCCGGCGTCGTAA
- a CDS encoding bifunctional metallophosphatase/5'-nucleotidase: protein MPDLTSRLRGAAIIAALALAAAASSADAQRSAPAVTVLQLNDVYRIDAVENGRAGGIGRVVTLAAQARARGEEVLVLHAGDAIAPSLESRYFAGLQMIDALNYLAGVAPMVFVPGNHEFDERRPGMAAEAVKASRFPWLAGNVVFATGDTAADRRVGRDTVITTAGGLKLGIFTLTFLDSPRDWARPDSAFVQDAERMIRGLESRGADVIVGLTHLTHDTDREISRLRRTHPRFAWICGGHEHFRLSDPLTDGTALITKGESNARGIWRVTLSRQGRRGIARAEAVEVDERIAVDPGYQRQVSEAWAARLRQKVPFMDVAIGRADTLMDASEETVRNAESAWGNWLADQMRTVYPTMPADVAVLNGGAIRIDDAFGGEVRWEHLARTFGFPTRVGLVSLRGRDLRETVLERSVSGGRGEGRFLQVSGMKVRFDRSRPEGQRILDVQVQRGSSWAPLADDSVYVVAVPDYMYGGGDGYTFIQRAISRVPPGPDLKLAAFDALTAAYARGEAISPRVEGRLVDATPRGPEN, encoded by the coding sequence ATGCCCGACCTGACTTCCCGACTCCGCGGCGCCGCGATCATCGCCGCGCTCGCCCTCGCCGCGGCAGCATCGTCGGCGGATGCGCAGCGGTCCGCGCCGGCGGTGACGGTGCTGCAGCTGAACGACGTCTACCGCATCGACGCGGTGGAGAACGGGCGCGCCGGCGGCATCGGCCGCGTGGTGACCCTGGCCGCGCAGGCCAGGGCGCGCGGCGAGGAGGTGCTGGTGCTGCACGCCGGCGACGCCATCGCCCCCTCGCTGGAAAGCCGCTACTTCGCGGGGCTGCAGATGATCGACGCGCTGAACTACCTGGCCGGCGTGGCGCCGATGGTGTTCGTCCCCGGCAACCACGAGTTCGACGAGCGGCGCCCCGGGATGGCGGCCGAGGCGGTGAAGGCGTCGCGCTTTCCCTGGCTGGCCGGCAACGTCGTCTTCGCCACCGGCGACACCGCCGCGGACCGCCGCGTGGGCCGCGACACCGTCATCACCACCGCGGGCGGGCTGAAGCTGGGCATCTTCACCCTCACCTTCCTCGATTCCCCGCGCGACTGGGCGCGGCCGGACTCGGCGTTCGTGCAGGACGCGGAGCGGATGATCCGCGGGCTGGAGTCGCGCGGCGCGGACGTCATCGTGGGCCTCACGCACCTCACCCACGACACCGACCGGGAGATCAGCCGGCTGCGGCGCACTCACCCGCGCTTCGCGTGGATCTGCGGCGGGCACGAGCACTTCCGCCTTTCCGACCCGCTCACCGACGGCACCGCGCTCATCACCAAGGGCGAGTCGAACGCGCGCGGCATCTGGCGCGTGACCCTGTCGCGGCAGGGGCGGCGGGGCATTGCGCGCGCCGAGGCGGTGGAGGTGGACGAGCGGATCGCCGTCGACCCGGGCTACCAGCGGCAGGTGAGCGAGGCGTGGGCCGCGCGGCTGCGGCAGAAGGTGCCGTTCATGGACGTGGCGATCGGCCGCGCCGACACGCTGATGGACGCCAGCGAGGAGACGGTGCGCAACGCCGAGAGCGCGTGGGGGAACTGGCTGGCGGACCAGATGCGCACGGTGTATCCCACCATGCCCGCCGACGTGGCGGTGCTGAACGGCGGCGCCATCCGCATCGACGACGCGTTCGGCGGCGAGGTGCGCTGGGAGCACCTGGCGCGCACCTTCGGCTTTCCCACGCGCGTGGGGCTGGTGTCGCTGCGGGGGCGTGACCTGCGCGAGACGGTGCTGGAGCGCTCCGTGAGCGGCGGGCGCGGCGAGGGGCGCTTCCTGCAGGTTTCGGGGATGAAGGTGCGCTTCGACCGCAGCCGGCCCGAGGGGCAGCGCATCCTGGACGTGCAGGTGCAGCGCGGAAGTTCTTGGGCGCCGCTGGCGGACGACAGCGTGTACGTGGTGGCCGTCCCCGACTACATGTACGGCGGCGGCGACGGCTACACCTTCATCCAGCGCGCGATCAGCAGGGTGCCGCCGGGGCCGGACCTGAAGCTGGCCGCCTTCGACGCGCTCACCGCCGCCTACGCGCGTGGCGAGGCCATCTCCCCCCGCGTGGAGGGGCGCCTGGTCGACGCGACCCCGCGCGGACCGGAGAACTGA
- a CDS encoding DUF2911 domain-containing protein gives MRLSISIRFALPLAAALAAAAPAAAQVRHDAPAQPGRILSPRDTARFELAPNQRVYVDYGRPSARGRRIMGGLVPFGRVWRTGANAATTLVTDVDLRIGNATVPRGTYTLYTIPSPGGWTLIVNRQTGQWGTQYEPARDLVRIPMQVTTLREPVEQFTIALERGRGGAHTLALQWERTRATVPFRTVAPAARTGGRQ, from the coding sequence GTGCGACTTTCCATCTCCATCCGCTTTGCCCTGCCGCTGGCCGCCGCGCTCGCGGCCGCCGCCCCCGCCGCCGCGCAGGTGCGCCACGACGCGCCCGCGCAGCCCGGCCGCATCCTGAGCCCGCGCGACACCGCGCGCTTCGAGCTGGCGCCCAACCAGCGCGTGTACGTGGACTACGGCCGCCCGTCGGCCCGCGGCCGCCGCATCATGGGCGGGCTGGTGCCGTTCGGCCGCGTCTGGCGCACCGGGGCCAACGCCGCCACCACGCTGGTCACCGACGTGGACCTGCGCATCGGCAACGCCACCGTGCCGCGGGGGACGTACACGCTGTACACCATCCCCTCGCCCGGCGGGTGGACGCTGATCGTCAACCGCCAGACCGGGCAGTGGGGCACGCAGTACGAGCCGGCGCGCGACCTGGTCCGCATCCCCATGCAGGTCACCACGCTGCGCGAGCCGGTGGAGCAGTTCACCATCGCGCTGGAGCGCGGGCGGGGCGGCGCCCACACCTTGGCGCTGCAGTGGGAGCGCACGCGGGCGACGGTGCCCTTCCGCACGGTGGCGCCGGCCGCGCGCACCGGAGGGCGGCAGTGA
- the tssG gene encoding type VI secretion system baseplate subunit TssG, whose translation MATERRGATRPAAERLLDPDEAPRFDFLQAVRLLEVVHRRRAEAARGRGKTPPDRTIAGSELSAAVRFSSRVSLGFPASDLASVQEPEEEGGPFRVTVDFMGLAGLSGPLPRPLTELVIERSARGDVASRAFLDVFNHRLVELLYAARKKHRPSLATGAPETTRVADALFALVGLGTRGLRGRMQARGIPDRALLTYAGLFSQRPRSMRGLETLLEDYFGVRVRGHQLRGRWVALEADDCTRIGVTGKSRGLGRDAVLGTRMWDQQAAFELEIGPLDDARLRDFLPTGTAYLPLCELVRFWVGLDLEFTLRLVVARDAVPAAALGGGSRLGWTSWLKTADFAADDRQLVLDEGETVPDAPAPREIAVFRLVGGE comes from the coding sequence GTGGCCACCGAGCGCCGGGGGGCCACCCGTCCCGCGGCCGAGCGGCTGCTGGACCCCGACGAGGCGCCGCGCTTCGACTTCCTGCAGGCGGTGCGCCTGCTCGAGGTCGTCCACCGCCGCCGCGCCGAGGCCGCGCGGGGGCGCGGCAAAACGCCGCCCGACCGCACCATCGCGGGGAGCGAGCTGTCCGCCGCGGTGCGCTTCAGCTCGCGCGTGTCGCTCGGCTTCCCCGCGTCGGACCTGGCGTCGGTGCAGGAGCCGGAGGAAGAGGGCGGGCCCTTCCGCGTCACCGTGGACTTCATGGGGCTGGCGGGGCTCTCCGGCCCGCTTCCGCGCCCGCTGACCGAGCTGGTGATCGAGCGCAGCGCGCGCGGCGACGTGGCGTCGCGCGCCTTCCTCGACGTCTTCAACCACCGCCTGGTGGAGCTGCTGTACGCCGCGCGGAAGAAGCACCGCCCCTCGCTGGCCACCGGCGCCCCCGAGACCACGCGCGTGGCCGACGCGCTGTTCGCGCTGGTGGGACTGGGGACGCGCGGGTTGCGCGGGCGGATGCAGGCCCGAGGGATCCCCGACCGCGCGCTGCTGACCTACGCCGGCCTGTTCTCCCAGCGCCCGCGGTCCATGCGGGGGCTGGAGACGCTGCTGGAGGACTACTTCGGCGTGCGGGTGCGCGGCCACCAGCTGCGCGGCCGATGGGTGGCGCTGGAGGCGGACGACTGCACGCGCATCGGGGTGACGGGAAAGAGCCGCGGGCTGGGGCGCGACGCGGTGCTGGGCACGCGCATGTGGGACCAGCAGGCCGCCTTCGAGCTGGAGATCGGGCCGCTGGACGACGCCCGCCTCCGCGACTTCCTGCCGACGGGGACGGCGTATCTCCCGCTCTGCGAGCTGGTGCGCTTCTGGGTGGGGCTGGACCTGGAGTTCACCCTCCGCCTGGTCGTCGCCAGGGACGCCGTTCCCGCGGCGGCGCTGGGCGGCGGCTCGCGGCTGGGGTGGACCAGCTGGCTGAAGACGGCGGACTTCGCCGCCGACGACCGGCAGCTGGTGCTGGACGAAGGGGAGACGGTGCCGGACGCGCCCGCGCCGCGCGAGATCGCCGTGTTCCGGCTGGTGGGCGGGGAGTGA
- the tssE gene encoding type VI secretion system baseplate subunit TssE: MREARRLRGARALLFERLVDMDHRSRGEQDPARVLDPQELRVSVRRELERLLNTRCALAAEVLETRERTTLEYGLPDFGHLQTRDTGAHKLIAEEVRRAVAAYEPRLKQVTVAVERSAGPDEERRLTVRVDAMIVVGDVMEPVSFVGLGVGGR; encoded by the coding sequence GTGCGCGAGGCCCGCCGCCTGCGCGGCGCGCGGGCCCTGCTCTTCGAGCGGCTGGTGGACATGGACCACCGGTCGCGCGGCGAGCAGGACCCCGCGCGCGTGCTGGACCCGCAGGAGCTTCGCGTCTCCGTGCGCCGCGAGCTGGAGCGCCTGCTGAACACCCGGTGCGCGCTGGCGGCGGAGGTGCTGGAAACGCGCGAGCGCACCACGCTGGAGTACGGCCTGCCGGACTTCGGCCACCTGCAGACGCGCGACACCGGCGCCCACAAGCTGATCGCCGAGGAGGTGCGCCGCGCCGTGGCGGCGTACGAGCCGCGGCTGAAGCAGGTGACGGTCGCGGTCGAGCGCTCCGCCGGCCCGGACGAGGAGCGCCGCCTCACCGTCCGCGTCGACGCCATGATCGTGGTCGGCGACGTGATGGAGCCGGTGAGCTTCGTGGGGCTGGGGGTGGGGGGAAGGTAG
- a CDS encoding threo-3-hydroxy-L-aspartate ammonia-lyase — protein sequence MSTTETNLILPTAADVRAAAGRLRGNANATPVMHSRTLDERVGARVYLKCENFQRGGAFKFRGAFNAVSRLSDEERARGVLTYSSGNHAQAVALTGRLLGVKTVVVMPEDAPGPKIEGTRGYGAEVVLYDRAGRSREEIAAELQRERGMTLIPPYDHPDVIAGQGTAALEMIAETGALDVVMTPCGGGGLLSGTALAVKSAAPGCRVVGVEPEWADDATRSFRTGELHTVHNPPTISDGLRTPSLGRYTLPLVMQNVDEMRTVSESDIVEAMRFLWTRMKLVVEPSGAVPVAALLADPGAFAGKRVGIVISGGNVDLASACELFARGA from the coding sequence ATGTCGACGACTGAAACGAACCTGATCCTCCCCACCGCCGCGGACGTGCGCGCGGCCGCCGGGCGCCTGCGCGGGAACGCGAACGCCACGCCGGTGATGCACAGCCGCACGCTGGACGAGCGCGTCGGCGCGCGCGTCTACCTGAAGTGCGAGAACTTCCAGCGCGGCGGCGCCTTCAAGTTCCGCGGCGCCTTCAACGCCGTCTCCAGGTTGTCGGACGAGGAGCGCGCGCGCGGCGTGCTCACCTACTCGTCGGGCAACCACGCGCAGGCGGTCGCGCTCACCGGGCGGCTGCTCGGCGTGAAGACGGTGGTGGTGATGCCGGAGGACGCGCCGGGGCCCAAGATCGAGGGCACCCGCGGCTACGGCGCCGAGGTGGTGCTGTACGACCGCGCGGGACGATCGCGGGAGGAGATCGCGGCGGAGCTGCAGCGCGAGCGCGGAATGACGCTCATCCCCCCGTACGACCACCCCGACGTGATCGCCGGGCAGGGGACGGCGGCGCTGGAGATGATCGCCGAAACCGGCGCGCTGGACGTGGTGATGACGCCCTGCGGCGGCGGCGGGCTGCTGAGCGGCACCGCGCTGGCCGTGAAGTCCGCCGCGCCGGGATGCCGCGTTGTCGGCGTGGAGCCGGAGTGGGCGGACGACGCCACGCGCTCCTTCCGCACCGGCGAGCTGCACACCGTCCACAATCCCCCCACCATCTCCGACGGGCTGCGCACGCCGTCGCTCGGCCGCTACACCCTGCCGCTGGTGATGCAGAACGTGGACGAGATGCGCACCGTCTCCGAGTCCGACATCGTCGAGGCGATGCGCTTTCTGTGGACGCGGATGAAGCTGGTGGTGGAGCCGTCCGGCGCCGTTCCCGTGGCCGCGCTGCTGGCGGACCCCGGCGCGTTCGCCGGGAAGCGCGTGGGCATCGTCATCAGCGGCGGCAACGTGGACCTGGCCAGCGCCTGCGAGCTCTTCGCGCGCGGCGCGTGA
- the tssF gene encoding type VI secretion system baseplate subunit TssF translates to MSTRDADELLAYYQAELGYLREAGTEFAHRYPKVARRLELGLDESPDPHVERLIESFAFLTARIQRSIDDEFPEVAAALLGILYPHFLSPIPSLSVASFEVDPLQGKLTTGHLLKEHTPVFANTAQGLPCRFRTCYPVTLWPLSVDYAGFEAHDRLRVPANVRTVLRIRLTDPGDPLCEPDRLRFYINAEMRSAATLFELIFGNLVGALIVPGGDGEPVELGADAVRLVGFGRDEEVLPFPKHAESAYRLVQEYFAFPRKFFFFDVVGLDRCPPAATRDLVLLLDRKPPEWLNVGAQNFRLGCTPVINLFRKPSEPLRPDHRTAEYRLVADARREHSTEIHSVIRVTATNEGAAESRELAPFYSFRHGRRERAYWYTRRVPTRRRDLPGTELHVAFVDLDHNPTLPDERTVWADTLCTNRRLAEQLQPGDLLQIEEEAPLHRIRVLHQPTQQQDPPLGGATMWRLVSTLSLNHLSLLDGGPAALNALREILSLYGAGSPSARQQVDGLMEMRTRRVVRRAGEGDWRGLCRGTEVSLTLDEERFAGGSGFLMGAVLARFLALYTSINSFTQTVIRSRQREGEWKRWPPIAGEQPVL, encoded by the coding sequence ATGAGCACGCGCGACGCGGACGAGCTGCTGGCCTACTACCAGGCGGAGCTGGGCTACCTGCGCGAGGCGGGAACCGAGTTCGCGCACCGCTACCCCAAGGTGGCGCGGCGCCTGGAGCTGGGGCTGGACGAGAGCCCGGACCCGCACGTGGAGCGCCTCATCGAGAGCTTCGCGTTCCTCACCGCGCGCATCCAGCGCTCCATCGACGACGAGTTCCCCGAGGTCGCCGCGGCGCTGCTCGGCATCCTGTATCCCCACTTCCTGTCGCCCATCCCCTCGCTCAGCGTGGCCTCGTTCGAGGTGGACCCGCTGCAGGGGAAGCTGACCACCGGGCACCTGCTGAAGGAGCACACCCCCGTCTTCGCCAACACGGCGCAGGGGCTGCCGTGCCGCTTCCGCACCTGCTACCCGGTCACGCTCTGGCCGCTCTCCGTCGACTACGCCGGCTTCGAGGCGCACGACCGGCTGCGCGTGCCGGCAAACGTGCGCACCGTGCTGCGCATCCGCCTGACCGACCCCGGCGACCCGCTGTGCGAGCCGGACCGCCTGCGCTTCTACATCAACGCCGAGATGCGCAGCGCGGCCACGCTCTTCGAGCTGATCTTCGGCAACCTGGTGGGCGCGCTCATCGTCCCCGGCGGCGACGGCGAGCCGGTGGAGCTGGGCGCCGACGCGGTGCGGCTGGTCGGCTTCGGGCGCGACGAAGAGGTGCTGCCCTTCCCGAAGCACGCCGAATCGGCCTACCGCCTGGTGCAGGAGTACTTCGCGTTCCCGCGCAAGTTCTTCTTCTTCGACGTGGTGGGGCTCGACCGCTGCCCGCCGGCCGCGACGCGCGACCTGGTGCTGCTGCTGGACCGCAAGCCGCCGGAGTGGCTGAACGTGGGCGCGCAGAACTTTCGCCTCGGCTGCACGCCCGTCATCAACCTCTTCCGCAAGCCCAGCGAGCCGCTGCGCCCGGACCATCGCACGGCGGAGTACCGGCTCGTCGCGGACGCGCGGCGCGAGCACAGCACCGAGATCCACAGCGTGATCCGCGTCACGGCGACCAACGAGGGGGCGGCCGAGTCGCGCGAGCTGGCGCCGTTCTACTCGTTCCGCCACGGCCGCCGCGAGCGCGCCTACTGGTACACGCGCCGCGTGCCCACCCGCCGCCGCGACCTGCCGGGCACCGAGCTGCACGTGGCCTTCGTCGATCTCGACCACAACCCCACGCTCCCCGACGAGCGCACGGTGTGGGCCGACACGCTCTGCACCAACCGCCGCCTGGCCGAGCAGCTGCAGCCCGGCGACCTGCTGCAGATCGAGGAAGAGGCGCCGCTGCACCGCATCCGCGTGCTGCACCAGCCCACGCAGCAGCAGGACCCGCCGCTGGGCGGCGCGACGATGTGGCGCCTGGTCTCCACCCTTTCCCTGAACCACCTCTCGCTGCTGGACGGCGGCCCGGCGGCGCTGAACGCGCTGCGCGAGATCCTGTCGCTGTACGGCGCCGGCAGCCCGTCCGCGCGGCAGCAGGTGGACGGGCTTATGGAGATGCGCACGCGGCGCGTGGTCCGCCGCGCGGGCGAGGGCGACTGGCGGGGGCTGTGCCGCGGCACCGAGGTGTCGCTGACGCTGGACGAGGAGCGCTTCGCCGGCGGCAGCGGCTTCCTGATGGGGGCCGTGCTGGCGCGCTTCCTGGCGCTGTACACCTCCATCAACTCGTTCACGCAGACCGTAATCCGCAGCCGCCAGCGCGAGGGCGAGTGGAAGCGCTGGCCGCCGATCGCCGGCGAGCAGCCCGTCCTGTAG